CACGGAAAATAAATCGCCCGGCACGTAAACCATTTCGGTGAGCGTGCCGCCAAGGGGCATGTGCACGCGGTGATAATCTTTGGGTGAAAGATACACAGTGGCAAATTTGCCGCCCATAAACGGCTGGGCTGCTGAGGGGTCGCCACCGAGTAGTTCGGTCAGGCTGTAATCCTGGCCTTTGGCCTGAAATACCCGCCCCAGTTCAATATCGCCCAGCTGTGAAATGGCACCATCGGTCGGGCTTACAATGCTGTTGGCATCGGTATCAATGGGGCGTGCGCCGGGCTTGAGTGCACGGGTAAAAAAATCGTTAAAACAGGCGTAGCGGGTTGGATCTTCTTCCAGGGCTTCGCTCATGTTGACGTCGTAGCGATCCACAAACCAGCGGGTGAAGGGGTCTTTAATCCAGCTGATGTGGGTTTCGGCCAGCCAGCCTGCGGCACGCGAAAGCGCGTGCTGGGGAACGAGGTATTGCAGGCTGGCAAAAAGTTTCGGATTCATGTGGGGTGTCCGTGTGGTGGTTATTGTTCAACGGGCGTTGACGGGTGGTTGCCCCATTCGCTCCAGGATCCATCGTAGGCGCGAATGGAAAGGCCCAGACTTTTGCCTACCAGGTAGGTAAAGCCCGAGCGGTGATGGGTTTGGCAGTGGGTCACAATGTCTTTGCCGCGCGCAATGCCAAGGCTTGCCAAAAACTGTTTGGCATCGGGGCGAATGCGCAGCTGTTTTTGTTGGTCCATGAGCTGCGTCCATTCGCAGTTAATGGCGCCGGGAATGTGGCCGCCTTTTTGGGCGAATACTTTTTCGCCACGAAATTCTGCGGGGCTGCGGGCATCCCACACCAGGAAGTTGCTATCGCCAAGGCGCGCTTCAATTTCTTCAAGGCTTGCGGTAAAAGATTTCGGGTGCAGGTGCAGCTTGGGCGTTGTAGGCGCAACTTGTGTGGCCTCTGTTGACAGTGGCAAGCCCTCGGCCTTCCAGGCCAGCAGGCCGCCGTTTAAGTAGGAATATTTTTGATGGCCAATCACATCCAATAGCCAAATAAAGCGGCCAGCCCAGCCCCCGCCCTCGTCGTCGTACACCACAAAGTGGGTGTCGGGCGTGAAGCCTAACCGCCCGAACAGGGCCGTTAAGTGGGCGGCATCGGGCAGTTTACCCACCGCAGGAGGCGCGCTTGCCATAATCGATTGCGGTGTGGCGCTCAACGCACCCGGGATGTGGCCTTGGGCGTAAGACTGCTCGTTGCATAAATCCACCAAGCACAGGGCGGGGTTTTGCAGTTTTGCGCTCAGATCTGCAGGTTCGATAATCAATGGCAGCATCACAGGATTCCCGACTGGTTAAAGGCGACATTGTAATGCAATAGGCCCGGCACACCAGCCTTTGGTGTTAGCTGGCGGTGCGACGCTGTACGTTGCGGGCAAGGCGGGCGATGGATTTCTGTGCAGCCTGGGCCAGCCGTTTGCACGCTGCCAGCCTGGGTGGCGTGAGGTCGGCCTCGCTGGCGAATAAAATTGCCACGGGCTTGGCGCCCAAAAACAGCGAGATAAAAAGCGCATCCCGTTCCCCAAGTGAGTCTGCCAGCGGGTCAGGCAGCTGGCGTAGCATGGGTGCGCGGTTGTCGGCGTTAACCAGCAGTGCTGCGGGCTTTTCCAAAAGTTTCGCCAGCAGGCCGTTGGCGGGCAGGTGTTGGGGTAGCGAATTGTGTTGGTCGAAGCTGCATTTTAATTGCCATTGCCCGCTTTGGGTGCGCACCAGTAAACCGCCTTGTTGCATGCCTATGCCGTCGGCCAATGTGCTGGCAAGCAGGGTAAAAATATCATTCAGGCTCGCCAAAGCCTCTGCGCCCTCGGTTAAGTGCTGCAGGGCGTTGCGCACCCGTGTTGCGTTGTGAAAACGATTGTCTAGCAGGCGCGAGGTATCGGCGCTGCTGTTGCCTGTATTGGCCTTGGCTTCGGGTTTGATCTGTGGCTTGGCAACCGTTTGTGCTTGCTGGGGCCTGGGCAGTGAGTAAACCGGTTGCTGGGCAAAGCGCGGCCATTGGCAAACTAGCCGGCGCGCCGGGTGGCTGGCAGTTATTTGTGCGTGAATAACCGGCAAATTGGCCGCACATGTGTGCAGGGTGCGGGTAACCACCGAGGGCTCGCAGTGCAGCAGTGTGGCCAGCCATTGCTGCGCGCGCAGGCAGCGGTTTTGGCCGGGCGCCTCGGCAAAGCTGCGTGTAAGCCCGGCGATTAAGCCTAAAAAAACTGCCGGCCGATGTTGTGAGTCGGCGCCACGCTGTTGGCGGCTGGTGCGCGCGAGGTTGCGCAGTTGGTGCCGGTAGCTGGCAGGGTGCAGCGCCAGTGCTTCACGCAGCCGCAGCGGCAGCGGCTGTTGGCGCAGGGCTGCGTTTAGCCAGGGCTCAAGTGCGGTGCCAAACACCAGTGCCTGCGCTTTGGCGGGGCCTATGTGCGGGTTCAGGCTCAACCCGTCACATACGGCTTTTTCTTCCGGCGCCTGATGCCAGAGCAGCCATTGATCCAGCTGACTGAACAGGGCTGCAAAATACAGCTCGCCGGGCACAAGGCCTGCGCGCGCAAGCGGTAATTGCTGCACCAGGGCTGCGCGCAGCAGGGCTTGCTGCAGTTGGCGCCAGTAGGCGGGCAGTGGCCCTTCGGCCACGGGCAGGCTGTTTAGAATTTGCGTAACCTGCGGGAAGCCTAGCAGGCTCACCAGGTGGCTGAGCCCGTGCAACTCATTGCCCGATGCCTGCAACAACCGGTTGGCGCGCAAGAAAAAGTGCAGGCAGGCGGCTGGGTCCTGGGCGATGGCTTGGCCTACCTGTGCCGCGCTGCTGTTGGGTTTGGCCAGCGCGCGCTGAATACGCTCAAAGCTCCCCGGCAGCAGGGTAAGGCCTGCCAGCGACAGGTTTTTATGCCAGTGGGCAGCGCCTTTGGGGGCGCCGAGTTTGATGGGCTTGGGGCTGCTTCGCGTCATGCTCCAAGCATAGTCGAGCCCGCTCAGCCGTGCGGGTGTTCCAGGCTTGCAAGAATCATGTTGCAGCTGTCAAAGCGCGATTCGCTGATGCGCCCGTCTTGCACTGCCTGGCGCAGTGCGCAACCCGGCTCGCTTTGGTGTTTGCAGTCGCGAAATTTACAGTGCCCCAAAAAGGGCCGGAATTCGATAAACCCTTGCAGTACGTCATCTGGCTCCATGTGCCACAGGCCAAACTCGCGAATGCCGGGCGAGTCTATCAGGTGCCCGCCCGAGGGGAAGTGATACAGGTGTGCGGTGGTGGTGGTGTGGGTGCCTTTTTGGGTGGCCTCGGATAAGCCGCCCACGCGGATATCGTAACCGGGCAAGAGGCTATTGATGAGCGACGATTTGCCCACGCCCGATTGCCCCACAAACACGCTGGTGTAGTGGGCCAGATAGCGGGTGAGCTGGCTGATGTTTTCGCCGGTTTCGGTAGACACCCGCAGGCAGTCGTACCCCAATGAGGTGTAGCGCTCGGCCAGCCAATCCATCTTGGTGCGATTGCCCGCATCAATGCGATCGGATTTGTTGAACAGAATCAGCGGCGTAATTTCAAGTGATTCTGTGGCCACCAGGTAGCGATCAATCAAATTGGCGTGCGGCTCTGGGTAGGGCGCGGCCACAATGATTACCCGGTCGATGTTGGCGGCGATGGTTTTTAAATCGCCGTAAGGGTCTGGCCGTTGCAGTTGGGAGTGACGCGGCTGCACCGCCACAATCACGCCGGCATCTTTGCCGCGCCGCCATACCACTTTATCGCCGGTAACCAAAGAGCCCAGGTTGGCGCGAAAGTGGCAGCTCACCACCTCGCCTTGGGCAGAGCCCGCATCTTCTTCGCGCTCGATAGATTCTACCTCAACGCGCTTGCCATAGTGCGCCACCACCAGGCCAAACTCTTCAGGCCCCAGGCTGTCGTCTTGCAATTGTTGTTCGGTGCGGGCATCGCGCTTGCTGGCGCGCTCACTGCGTTCTTTTTGGATCTTCTCTATTCGCCAGGCTTGTCGGCGATTGAGCTTGCGCTTACTCATGGGGCAGGATCATTATGCGGGCGCCTCTGGGTGTGCCTTGCTAAACTGTGGGGCACATTGTAAAACGTGCGCCTTCAAAAAAATACGAGCATATCCCATGAGCCAAATTGCCGACGACAACCTGATCTGGATTGACCTGGAAATGACCGGGCTTGAACCCGATTCTGATGTAATCATCGAGATTGCCACAATCGTGACCGATGCCCAGCTGAACATTCTGGCAGAAGGGCCGGTGTTTGCCATTTCCCAGCCCAAATCGGTGATGGATGGTATGGACGAGTGGAACACCAACCAGCACGGCAAATCGGGCCTTACCCAGCGGGTGTTGTCTTCCGATGTGAGTGCCGCCGACGCCGAGGCCGCCACCATTGCCTTCCTGGAGCAGTGGGTGCCCAAGGGCAAGTCGCCCATGTGTGGCAATTCCATCTGTCAGGATCGTCGCTTTCTGGTGCGCGGCATGCCGGCGCTTGAGCGCTACTTCCACTATCGCAACCTGGATGTAAGCACCCTCAAGGAACTGGCCCGTCGCTGGGCGCCAGAGGTATTGGCGGGCGTTAAGAAAACCAGCAGCCACCTGGCCATGGACGACATCAAAGACTCCATTGCCGAATTGCAGCACTACCGCAAAGAGTTCATCAAGGCCTGATTGCCGGGCCTGCACTGGCAGGCCTTTACCTGCGCAGCGGCCTGTAGCGCGGGCGTTTTACGCGGTTTTTTCACCCAGTTTATGCAGGCAAGGTGTGCTACCAGGCCCGCTCGCTATTGCGAATTTTGCGCTTGCGCTTTTTTGTGGGGTTGCGCTGTTGGGCCAGCGCCCAGTCGATGTGCTCTTGCACCATGGCCGTTGCCTGTGGCCGTACGCGCTCGAGCACCTGAATAACTGCATCACTTTTTGGCGCGTTGCCAAGGCCAATGGCCAGGTTGCGCTGCCAGTTTTCAAAGCCCGTGCGGCGCAGGGGTGAGCCTGCCGTGCGATCCAAAAACTCTTGTTCACGCCACTGAAACAGCTCCACCAGTTTGGTGTTATCGAGCTTGTGGCGCGGTAAAAAGTCGATTTCCCGGGTGTAGTGCGCGTACTTGTTCCAGGGGCAGATGGCCTGGCAGTCGTCGCAGCCAAATACGCGGTTGCCTATGGGCTCGCGAAACTCTTCGGGAATGGCGCCTTTGTGTTCGATGGTGAGGTAGGAAATGCAGCGCCCGGCATCTAGCTCATAGGGCCGCGGGAAGGCATCTGTGGGGCAGACTTTCAGGCAGGCGGTGCACTCGCCGCACTCGTCGGCCTGGGGTTGTTGGTCGATTGGCAGTGGCAGTGCCGAGAGAATCTCACCCAGGAAAAACCAGCTGCCCGCTTCGCGGTTAATCACCAGCGTGTGTTTGCCCTGCCAGCCCAGGCCCGCCTTGGCGGCCAGGGGCTTTTCCGCCACCGGGGCGCTGTCTACAAAGGCGCGATGTTGAAAGCCCGCCGGCAGCGCAAGGCCCAGTTCTTCGGCCCGGGTTTCAATGTACTTGGCCAGTTGGCTCAGGCGTTTGCGAATTAATTTGTGGTAGTCGCGCCCGAGTGCGTAGCGCGACACATAGGCGCTTTCACCGTCTTTTAAAGCGGCAATGAGTTGGGTGTCGGCGGGTAAATAATTCATGCGCAGGCTGATTACCCGCACGGTGCCCGGCAGTAGCTCCTGCGGGCGGGTGCGCATATTGCCGTGCTCGCCCATCCACTGCATACCTGCCTGATAGCCCTTGGCCAGCCACTGGCTAAGTTGTGCCTCGCTGGCGGTGAGATCGGTATCGGTGATGCCGATCTGCTGAAAGCCCAACTGCTGGCCGCGGGTTTTGAGGTCGGCAGCTAACTGGGCCAACGCTGTGTGATCGGTTTCTGCCATTGTTCGTGTGCTGTGTATGCCTTTTCCGTATAATTCTGACAGATTTTTCACCTGCACGAGATAACGCATGTCTGCCGCCTTGCCATTGGAACTCTACAGCGCCGCTTCGGTGCGCGCACTGGATCAATACCTGATTGAACAACAAGGCCTCAGTGCCGAGCTGTTAATGAAGCGCGCTGGCCGCTTCGCCTTTGAGCAAATCCTGCAGGCCTGGCCACAGGCACGCCGCATGGTGGTGGTGTGCGGCGCGGGCAATAACGCAGGCGATGGCTATGTGGTGGCGGCCTTGGCGCAGGCGCGCAACTGGGCGGTGGAGCTGCGCTGGCTTGCCAAGCCCGAAGATCTCAGCGGTGCCGCCAGTGCTGCTTGGCAGTATGCCCAGCAAGAGGGCGTGAGCGCAAAAGCCTTCGATAAAACCGAAAGCCTGCCCGCCGATGTGCTGGTGGATGGCCTGCTAGGCACAGGCCTGAATAAACCCGTTGAAGGCCTTTACGCCGATGCCATTGACTGGCTTAACCACCAAAAGCGCCGCCAGCAGGCCAAGGTGTTGGCACTGGATGTGCCCTCGGGGCTGAATGTAGACACCGGCAGTGCAACCAAGGTGGTGCTTGCCGATCTCACCGCCACCTTCGTGGGCTTGAAATTTGGCCTGTTCACAGGCGCGGGGCGCAGTGCAGCGGGGCGCGTGGTGTTTTCCGATCTCGGCGGCGATACGCGCGAGGCCAGTGTGCCAGTCGCCGCCTACCGGGCCGATTATCCGGTGCTCTTGAGCAAACTTTCACCGCGCCCGCTCGATAGCCACAAGGGCCGCTTTGGCCACCTGGCTGTGGTGGGGGGTGATAACGGCATGAGTGGCGCAGCCCTGATTGCCGCCGAGGCAGGCCTGCGCGCAGGCAGCGGTATGGTGAGCCTGGTGAGCCGGTCGCTCACCGCGCAAATCGCGCTAACCCGCCAGCCGGAGTTGATGGCCTTGGGCGTAGATGCCGGCATTGATGCCCAGGCCAAGCTCGCCACTGCTACCTCGCTGGTCGTGGGGCCGGGGCTTGGCCAGCAGGCCTGGGGTGAGCAATTGCTCGCCCAAAGCCTGGCGGCAAACTTGCCCTGCTGCATAGATGCCGACGGCCTGAATTTACTCGCCAAGCTAGCCGCTCCCCAATTGCCCCCGCAGGTTGTGCTCACGCCGCATCCGGCCGAGGCTGCGCGCCTGCTCAGGCAAACTACCCAAGAGGTGCAAGCCGACCGGGCAGCTGCGGCGCGCGCCTTGGTGCAGGCCACCGGTGCGGTGGTGGTACTCAAGGGTGCCGGTACGCTGGTGGCCTACCGCGCAGGCGGTGATACCCGGCTCACGTTGATTGATGCCGGCAATCCCGGCATGGCCAGCGGTGGCATGGGTGATTGCCTGGCGGGCGTAATTGGCGCGCTGCTGGCACAGGGCCTTGAGGCCCAGGAGGCTGCACAATTGGGTGCGCTGGTGCACGCCATGGCCGGTGATCAGCAGGCCGAGGCCGACGGCCAGCGGGGCCTGTTGGCCACTGATTTACTACCCGCGGTGCGTTGGTTGTTGAACGGGCTCTAACACATGAACGAGTTGCGATTAAGCGCCCACGGCGAGGCGGAGATGGTGGCCCTGGGCGAGCGGCTGGGTAGGCTACTGCCTGCGGGTGTGATTTTTCTTGAAGGTGATCTGGGGGCCGGTAAAACCACGTTAACGCGCGGATTACTGCACGCGTTTGGCCATTCAGGTGCCGTTAAGAGCCCCACCTATACCCTGGTTGAGCCTTATCAATTGGGAGATGCACAGGTGTTTCACTTCGATCTCTACCGCCTGGGTGATCCGGAGGAGCTGGAGTACATGGGAATCCGTGATTATTTTGATGCCCAGAGCCTGTGCATTGTGGAGTGGCCCATGCGCGGTGAGGGTTTTTTGCCTCAGCCGGACTGGCGGGTTAAAGTCACGCCATTACTGCTTGCCGGGCAAGCACCGGGCCGCACACTGGCTGTGTCGGCTCACACAGAGCGCGGCCGGCAAGCGCTACAATTGCTACAAAACACTGGGAGTTAGGGCCGCTGATGCTGCGACCTATAGTGACATTGCTGGGCCTGTGCCTAAGCCTCTGTGCGCAAACGCTGGCCGCCACCACCATTGATGGCGCGCGGCTTTGGCGCGCCCCCGATCACACCAGGCTGGTGTTCGATTTAAGTGGCCCGGTAGATCA
This genomic stretch from Simiduia sp. 21SJ11W-1 harbors:
- the asd gene encoding archaetidylserine decarboxylase (Phosphatidylserine decarboxylase is synthesized as a single chain precursor. Generation of the pyruvoyl active site from a Ser is coupled to cleavage of a Gly-Ser bond between the larger (beta) and smaller (alpha chains). It is an integral membrane protein.) → MNPKLFASLQYLVPQHALSRAAGWLAETHISWIKDPFTRWFVDRYDVNMSEALEEDPTRYACFNDFFTRALKPGARPIDTDANSIVSPTDGAISQLGDIELGRVFQAKGQDYSLTELLGGDPSAAQPFMGGKFATVYLSPKDYHRVHMPLGGTLTEMVYVPGDLFSVNEATADEVPRLFARNERLVCFFETEAGPMALVLVGAMIVAAIETVWAGQVTPYRRTIKRTQYNTAQTVSLEKGAEMGRFKLGSTAIVVFGPGVMEWEAHYRAGTPTVMGTKLGELKR
- a CDS encoding rhodanese-like domain-containing protein, whose protein sequence is MLPLIIEPADLSAKLQNPALCLVDLCNEQSYAQGHIPGALSATPQSIMASAPPAVGKLPDAAHLTALFGRLGFTPDTHFVVYDDEGGGWAGRFIWLLDVIGHQKYSYLNGGLLAWKAEGLPLSTEATQVAPTTPKLHLHPKSFTASLEEIEARLGDSNFLVWDARSPAEFRGEKVFAQKGGHIPGAINCEWTQLMDQQKQLRIRPDAKQFLASLGIARGKDIVTHCQTHHRSGFTYLVGKSLGLSIRAYDGSWSEWGNHPSTPVEQ
- a CDS encoding HDOD domain-containing protein; the encoded protein is MTRSSPKPIKLGAPKGAAHWHKNLSLAGLTLLPGSFERIQRALAKPNSSAAQVGQAIAQDPAACLHFFLRANRLLQASGNELHGLSHLVSLLGFPQVTQILNSLPVAEGPLPAYWRQLQQALLRAALVQQLPLARAGLVPGELYFAALFSQLDQWLLWHQAPEEKAVCDGLSLNPHIGPAKAQALVFGTALEPWLNAALRQQPLPLRLREALALHPASYRHQLRNLARTSRQQRGADSQHRPAVFLGLIAGLTRSFAEAPGQNRCLRAQQWLATLLHCEPSVVTRTLHTCAANLPVIHAQITASHPARRLVCQWPRFAQQPVYSLPRPQQAQTVAKPQIKPEAKANTGNSSADTSRLLDNRFHNATRVRNALQHLTEGAEALASLNDIFTLLASTLADGIGMQQGGLLVRTQSGQWQLKCSFDQHNSLPQHLPANGLLAKLLEKPAALLVNADNRAPMLRQLPDPLADSLGERDALFISLFLGAKPVAILFASEADLTPPRLAACKRLAQAAQKSIARLARNVQRRTAS
- the rsgA gene encoding small ribosomal subunit biogenesis GTPase RsgA encodes the protein MSKRKLNRRQAWRIEKIQKERSERASKRDARTEQQLQDDSLGPEEFGLVVAHYGKRVEVESIEREEDAGSAQGEVVSCHFRANLGSLVTGDKVVWRRGKDAGVIVAVQPRHSQLQRPDPYGDLKTIAANIDRVIIVAAPYPEPHANLIDRYLVATESLEITPLILFNKSDRIDAGNRTKMDWLAERYTSLGYDCLRVSTETGENISQLTRYLAHYTSVFVGQSGVGKSSLINSLLPGYDIRVGGLSEATQKGTHTTTTAHLYHFPSGGHLIDSPGIREFGLWHMEPDDVLQGFIEFRPFLGHCKFRDCKHQSEPGCALRQAVQDGRISESRFDSCNMILASLEHPHG
- the orn gene encoding oligoribonuclease, with translation MSQIADDNLIWIDLEMTGLEPDSDVIIEIATIVTDAQLNILAEGPVFAISQPKSVMDGMDEWNTNQHGKSGLTQRVLSSDVSAADAEAATIAFLEQWVPKGKSPMCGNSICQDRRFLVRGMPALERYFHYRNLDVSTLKELARRWAPEVLAGVKKTSSHLAMDDIKDSIAELQHYRKEFIKA
- the queG gene encoding tRNA epoxyqueuosine(34) reductase QueG; the protein is MAETDHTALAQLAADLKTRGQQLGFQQIGITDTDLTASEAQLSQWLAKGYQAGMQWMGEHGNMRTRPQELLPGTVRVISLRMNYLPADTQLIAALKDGESAYVSRYALGRDYHKLIRKRLSQLAKYIETRAEELGLALPAGFQHRAFVDSAPVAEKPLAAKAGLGWQGKHTLVINREAGSWFFLGEILSALPLPIDQQPQADECGECTACLKVCPTDAFPRPYELDAGRCISYLTIEHKGAIPEEFREPIGNRVFGCDDCQAICPWNKYAHYTREIDFLPRHKLDNTKLVELFQWREQEFLDRTAGSPLRRTGFENWQRNLAIGLGNAPKSDAVIQVLERVRPQATAMVQEHIDWALAQQRNPTKKRKRKIRNSERAW
- a CDS encoding NAD(P)H-hydrate dehydratase; this encodes MSAALPLELYSAASVRALDQYLIEQQGLSAELLMKRAGRFAFEQILQAWPQARRMVVVCGAGNNAGDGYVVAALAQARNWAVELRWLAKPEDLSGAASAAWQYAQQEGVSAKAFDKTESLPADVLVDGLLGTGLNKPVEGLYADAIDWLNHQKRRQQAKVLALDVPSGLNVDTGSATKVVLADLTATFVGLKFGLFTGAGRSAAGRVVFSDLGGDTREASVPVAAYRADYPVLLSKLSPRPLDSHKGRFGHLAVVGGDNGMSGAALIAAEAGLRAGSGMVSLVSRSLTAQIALTRQPELMALGVDAGIDAQAKLATATSLVVGPGLGQQAWGEQLLAQSLAANLPCCIDADGLNLLAKLAAPQLPPQVVLTPHPAEAARLLRQTTQEVQADRAAAARALVQATGAVVVLKGAGTLVAYRAGGDTRLTLIDAGNPGMASGGMGDCLAGVIGALLAQGLEAQEAAQLGALVHAMAGDQQAEADGQRGLLATDLLPAVRWLLNGL
- the tsaE gene encoding tRNA (adenosine(37)-N6)-threonylcarbamoyltransferase complex ATPase subunit type 1 TsaE, encoding MNELRLSAHGEAEMVALGERLGRLLPAGVIFLEGDLGAGKTTLTRGLLHAFGHSGAVKSPTYTLVEPYQLGDAQVFHFDLYRLGDPEELEYMGIRDYFDAQSLCIVEWPMRGEGFLPQPDWRVKVTPLLLAGQAPGRTLAVSAHTERGRQALQLLQNTGS